A DNA window from Pseudomonas sp. B21-056 contains the following coding sequences:
- a CDS encoding FMN-dependent NADH-azoreductase, with protein sequence MKLLHIDSSILGDNSASRQLSRDVVEAWKAAEPDVVVTYRDLAADAISHFSALTLVAAGTSAELRDAALQHEADLSAATMAEFLAADAVVIAAPMYNFTIPTQLKAWIDRIAVAGQTFRYTEAGYEGLCGGKKLVIVSTAGGLHAGKPSGVAHEDYLQHMFSFLGITDIEVVRAEGLAYGDDMRNKAMSDAKAQIGEQFAAA encoded by the coding sequence ATGAAACTTCTGCACATCGATTCGAGCATCCTCGGCGACAACTCCGCGTCCCGCCAGTTGAGCCGTGACGTGGTCGAGGCCTGGAAGGCCGCCGAACCGGACGTGGTCGTGACCTACCGCGACCTGGCCGCCGATGCGATCAGTCATTTTTCCGCACTGACGCTGGTGGCCGCCGGTACCAGCGCTGAATTGCGCGATGCGGCGCTGCAGCACGAAGCCGACCTCAGCGCCGCGACGATGGCCGAGTTCCTCGCGGCGGATGCGGTAGTGATCGCCGCCCCAATGTACAACTTCACCATCCCGACCCAGCTCAAGGCCTGGATCGACCGCATTGCCGTGGCCGGCCAGACGTTCCGCTACACCGAAGCCGGTTATGAAGGCCTGTGCGGCGGCAAGAAGCTGGTGATCGTATCCACGGCAGGCGGCCTGCATGCCGGTAAGCCAAGTGGCGTGGCCCACGAGGATTACCTGCAGCACATGTTCAGCTTCCTCGGCATTACCGACATCGAAGTCGTCCGCGCCGAAGGCCTGGCCTATGGTGATGACATGCGCAACAAAGCCATGAGCGACGCCAAGGCGCAGATCGGCGAACAGTTCGCCGCCGCGTAA
- a CDS encoding LysR substrate-binding domain-containing protein: MQDLNDLYYFAKVVEAGGFAAAGRTLGIPKSRLSRRIAELEERLDARLLQRTTRQLKLTAVGERYLRHCQAMLLEAEMADEAVASMSSAPRGRLRVSSPVGLAHEILAGVVADFLEKYPQVQLEMILVNRRVDLVSEGIDVALRVRDLGDEDPLLMTRRLRQARLIMVASPAFVEGRRIETPEDLKQLPVLGAIESDRLVHLRLHSTDGQIAELALEARLGIDDFIVRRACVLAGLGFTLLPSMYCEQELRDGTLVELLPGWSLPDGWLQAVYPHRRGMLPAVRAWLDHLVEAFNLCGERTL; encoded by the coding sequence ATGCAAGACCTCAACGATCTCTACTATTTCGCCAAAGTCGTCGAAGCCGGCGGCTTTGCGGCAGCCGGGCGAACCCTTGGCATCCCAAAGTCGCGGCTGTCCCGGCGTATTGCCGAACTGGAAGAGCGCCTCGACGCCCGCCTACTGCAACGCACCACCCGCCAATTGAAACTGACAGCCGTGGGCGAACGTTACCTGCGCCATTGCCAGGCCATGTTGCTGGAGGCGGAAATGGCCGACGAAGCGGTGGCGAGCATGTCCAGCGCGCCGCGTGGCCGGTTACGGGTTTCAAGTCCGGTGGGGCTGGCCCACGAGATCCTGGCCGGGGTGGTAGCCGATTTCCTGGAGAAATACCCTCAGGTCCAACTGGAGATGATCCTGGTCAATCGCCGTGTCGACCTGGTGAGCGAGGGCATAGACGTAGCGCTGCGTGTGCGTGACCTGGGCGATGAAGACCCGCTGCTGATGACGCGCCGCTTGCGTCAGGCACGCTTGATCATGGTTGCCAGCCCGGCGTTCGTCGAAGGACGGCGGATCGAAACCCCCGAGGACCTCAAGCAACTCCCGGTGCTCGGGGCAATTGAGAGCGATCGTCTGGTGCATCTGCGCCTGCACAGCACCGACGGGCAGATTGCCGAACTGGCCCTGGAAGCGCGCCTGGGCATTGACGATTTCATTGTGCGGCGCGCCTGCGTCCTCGCCGGCCTGGGCTTTACCTTATTACCGAGCATGTATTGCGAGCAGGAGTTGAGGGACGGCACACTGGTGGAATTGTTGCCGGGATGGTCGCTGCCCGATGGCTGGCTGCAGGCGGTCTATCCCCATCGACGGGGCATGTTGCCGGCGGTACGCGCATGGCTCGACCATCTGGTGGAAGCCTTCAACCTTTGCGGAGAAAGGACGTTATGA
- a CDS encoding MmcQ/YjbR family DNA-binding protein: protein MSLSEEDVARFCLGLPGAREDYKWGGVRVFSIAGNKMFALQGLRSDSLAFKVDKDLFLGHCDRPGIHPAPYLARAQWIIMHTPYPLGAEELHGLLQRSHQLVVSKLPKRTQVGLLLP, encoded by the coding sequence ATGAGTTTGAGCGAAGAGGATGTCGCGCGGTTTTGCCTGGGCTTGCCTGGCGCCAGGGAAGATTACAAATGGGGCGGCGTGCGGGTGTTTTCCATCGCCGGGAACAAGATGTTCGCCCTGCAGGGCCTGCGCAGCGACTCATTGGCGTTCAAGGTCGACAAGGACCTGTTCCTGGGGCATTGCGACCGACCGGGCATCCACCCTGCCCCGTACCTGGCGCGGGCCCAGTGGATCATCATGCACACGCCCTACCCGTTGGGTGCCGAAGAACTGCATGGCCTGCTGCAACGCTCCCACCAATTGGTCGTCAGCAAGTTGCCCAAGCGCACGCAGGTCGGTTTGTTATTGCCGTGA
- a CDS encoding DUF1294 domain-containing protein, with protein sequence MKDSGTRRHAARDTGGAVQNLRLKLIVFALLCTLPLMGSLLLGLQEASWVPLTAYGLVSVVAFLLYWTDKRKARADAWRTPENVLHAVELAGGWPGALLAQQVFRHKTRKVSFQVVFWFIVLLHQVFWVDQLFLGSHLLAWA encoded by the coding sequence ATGAAGGATTCGGGCACCCGCAGACACGCAGCCCGCGACACCGGGGGAGCAGTACAGAACCTTAGGCTCAAGTTGATCGTGTTTGCGCTGCTGTGCACGCTACCGCTGATGGGCTCGCTGCTGCTCGGGCTGCAGGAGGCGTCATGGGTGCCGTTGACGGCCTATGGGCTCGTCAGTGTCGTGGCGTTCCTGCTCTACTGGACCGACAAGCGCAAGGCCCGGGCCGACGCCTGGCGCACCCCCGAGAATGTGTTGCACGCCGTGGAGCTGGCCGGCGGCTGGCCCGGGGCGTTGCTGGCCCAGCAGGTGTTCAGGCACAAGACCCGCAAGGTGTCGTTTCAGGTGGTGTTCTGGTTCATCGTGCTGCTGCACCAGGTGTTCTGGGTCGACCAGTTGTTCCTGGGCAGTCATCTGCTGGCGTGGGCGTGA
- a CDS encoding undecaprenyl-diphosphate phosphatase: MDLWTAFQALILGIVEGLTEFLPISSTGHQIVVADLLEFGGERAMAFNIIIQLGAILAVVWEFRRKIFDVVLGLPTQPGARRFTANLLIAFLPAVVLGVLFADLIHRYLFNAVTVAAALVVGGFIMLWAEKRQHEVHAETVDEITWKDALKVGLAQCLAMIPGTSRSGSTIIGGLLFGLSRKTATEFSFFLAMPTMVGAAVYSGYKYRALFVPADFPVFAIGFVTAFIFAMIAVKGLLRFIASHSYAVFAWYRIAFGLLILATWQFGWVDWTTAQP, from the coding sequence ATGGATTTGTGGACTGCCTTTCAGGCACTGATTCTTGGCATTGTAGAAGGCCTGACGGAATTCCTGCCGATTTCCAGCACGGGGCACCAGATCGTTGTGGCCGACCTGCTTGAATTCGGCGGGGAACGGGCGATGGCGTTCAACATCATCATTCAGCTGGGGGCGATCCTGGCGGTGGTCTGGGAGTTCCGGCGCAAGATCTTCGACGTGGTGCTGGGTTTGCCCACCCAGCCAGGTGCCCGACGGTTTACCGCCAACCTGCTGATAGCCTTCCTGCCCGCCGTGGTCCTGGGGGTGCTGTTTGCCGATCTGATCCACCGATACCTGTTCAACGCGGTCACGGTCGCCGCCGCGCTGGTGGTGGGTGGTTTCATCATGCTGTGGGCCGAGAAGCGCCAGCATGAGGTGCACGCCGAAACGGTGGACGAAATCACCTGGAAAGATGCACTCAAGGTCGGCCTGGCCCAGTGCCTGGCGATGATTCCCGGCACCTCCCGTTCCGGCTCGACCATCATCGGCGGCTTGCTGTTCGGCCTGTCGCGCAAGACCGCAACCGAGTTTTCGTTCTTCCTGGCCATGCCGACCATGGTCGGCGCGGCGGTCTACTCGGGCTACAAGTACCGCGCACTCTTCGTTCCGGCGGATTTCCCGGTGTTCGCCATCGGCTTCGTCACCGCGTTCATCTTCGCCATGATCGCGGTCAAGGGCCTGCTGCGGTTTATCGCCAGCCACAGCTACGCGGTGTTCGCCTGGTACCGGATCGCGTTCGGCCTGTTGATCCTGGCGACCTGGCAATTCGGTTGGGTGGACTGGACGACCGCCCAGCCATGA